AAGACCACAAACGTGGATTACGTTCGGGGCGCGAGACGACGGCACTCGCAGGGGAAGGCGAATAGCGGGCGGCACGCGAACGTCGGGGAGAGAGCGAACGCCCGGCGGTAGGTGAGCGCTAGCGGCCGATCAGGACGCGTCTTCGAGGAGGTCCTCGGCAGTCACGAGCGCGTCGAGTTCGACGTCGGCGTCGGCGAGTCGCTCGCGCGCGCCCTCCTGACGGTCGACGACGACGAGGACCCGGTCGACCGTCGCGCCGGCGTCGCGAAGCGCCTCGACAGCGTCGAGCGCGCTCTTCCCGGTCGTCGCGATGTCTTCGAGAACGACGACTTTCTCGCCCTCGGCGAGGCGGCCCTCGATGCGGTTCCCTGTCCCGTACTCTTTGGCCTGCTTTCGAGCGATCACGTACGGGGAGTCGGTTTCGACGCTCGTGACGGCGACGAGCGGGACCGCCCCGAGCGCGACGCCGGCGAGTTTCTCGCCGTCCAACTTCTCCGCGAACGCCTCGGCGATCAGACGGAGGCAGCCCGGGTCGGTCTCGAAGAGGTACTTGTCGACGTAGTACTCGGAGGTGCCGCCGTGAGAGAGCTCGAACTCCCCGAACTTGACCGCGTCGGCGTCGCGTAGCGCCGCGATAAGTTCCTCGTTCGTCATTGGGTGTGAAACGGCGGGGGAGTCGCTTAAACGGGACGATTCCGAGCGGAGACGGAAAAATGAAGACGAGTCGGGAGATCAGAGACGAATACGAAACCGGGAGTACCGCACGGTGGAGCGCATCGTAGAACCGTTCGATGGCTTCTATTCACGTCTGTGACGCCGAATCGCCCGTCAGGGCGAGCTTGTATGCTGACGGGCACTCGTTCTACCAGTTCAGAGACGGATCTCGATAGCCGTGCGAGAGACAGGACGCGAATCTCAGACCACGGAAATCCCGTTTTTCAGCTGCTTGAACCGTTCAGTACAGTGAGTTCCAGTATCGCTCGACGCACCGTTCTCCTGTTTCGGTGCGCGGGGTACTCCAGTGGGCATCGAATCTGCCCCCGTCTCCCATCCCTGAGCGCGGGCCGTCGAGACGTACCGCAGCGGCAAACGTTTATACGCGCCAGCGGAAGGTCAGCCTATGACCGACGGACCACACGTCGTCGCCGTCTGTGGCAGTTTACGCGAGGCAAGCCGGACTCGACGTGCGCTTTCCCACGCCCTCGACGGCGTTCGGGAATCCGGTGGAAGTGGGGAACTGGTCGATCTCCGGCAGTTCGATCTGCCGATGTACGACCCCGACGTTGACGATCAGGCCGATGGCCACGAACTCCGGGTCCGACTCCGAGCCGCCGACGCTGTCATTCTGGGGACGCCGATGTACCACGGATCCTACTCGAACGTCGTGAAGAACGCGCTCGACTACTGCGGGTTCGACGAGTTCGAGGGCAAGACCGTCGGTCTGCTGGCGGTCGCCGGGGGATCGTTCCCCGTGACGGCGCTCGAACACCTGCGCTCGGTCTGTCGGGCCCTCGACGCCTGGGTCGTCCCGCACCAGGTCGCGGTCCCCCGCGCCTCCGGGGCCATCGACGAGGACGGGACGTTCGACGACGAGGGGCTCGCCGAGCGGGTTCGGGTCCTCGGGCGGAGGGTCGTCCAGTACGCCGACATCGGGCCCGATCCGGCTTCCTTCGAGAGTGAGCATAACGCGGGCGCGTGAAAACTGGAGCGTACAGACCACCCCACGGGCGAATGCCCTCGGAGGAAGGTGCCGTTCAGCTGTAAACTCGTGTATCACCGCGTACAGTTCCGTGGTGCGCACGTCTTCGACTTCAGGAACGGGAAAAACACCCGGTGGACGTCCTACGCCGACAGTGCGCTGTTCAACGAGGCGTACCAGACGTGACTGTTGCGGCGTGGTCGCCGGTATTCAACGCGCCGTGAGCGCCTCCGCTTCGAACGGGACCGCGTCTCGCCGATACGCGTCGAAAACCACCCGTGCGTGTTCGAGTGCCTCGGGCGCGTCGGTGTCGAGAATGGCCCGCGAGATGCCGGTCTCGTAGTCCCGACAGCACGTCCCAACGCAATCGTCGAAGAGAGCCAGTCCCCCCGGGAGGTCGCCGTGGGTCAGAAGAACGAGATTCCCACTGGCGAGTGCCTCGTTCGCCAACTCCGGTTCTCTCCCCAACATATACCTCAGGCTCTCCTCGTCGAATACCAGTTCAACCGCTGTTCCGTCGACAGCCTGTTCGAACACCGCCCTGACGTTCTCCGGCTTGAGCGGGACCCGTCCCATCTCCCGGAGCGTGGTAGATGCTTCGACGAGCTCGATGTAGCGGTTGTTCGGAGAGTAGGGGTTGCTCTCGTTCGGACGGGTAACCGTTACTCCGGAGAACATCTCGAGGGTGAATCCGAGTTGCGTGGGGAACCACCGCCAGACACCACGAATCGACTGCTCGATTTCGAATCGCTCGACCAGGTCGAAGAACCCGTCGGCGATGAACTCGCCGAGTGACGTCAACTCGTACTGATCCCCGTCACGGTGCACCCAGGTTCGGGTCTCGAACTCGGAGAGAATGCGACCGACGGTAGCGTTCGAGGCCCCGGTTGCTACTCGAAGATCGCCCCGCTTCTGGGGCCCCACGCTCAGTGCACCGAGCGCGTTCACGCGGTGGTCCGAACGTGCGAGGAATTCGATGTCTTCGAGCGGCGTATTCATACCGCACAGACGCTCGCTCAGCTATTACCTGTTCCGGGGGAACCGGGCCGCTAGCACGCCGCAACCAGAACTGACCGCGTGTATCGGATGCTGGTGGCCGACGTCGGTACTGATCGATAGCCTACGACAGGCGGATTGGGTTCGAACCCACCTCGGGGGCGGGTAGGATCAGACGAGGGAAACGCGACGGATGACCGAATTTCAGTACGTGAAATCGTATCGCTCAGCATCGTCAATACCCAGCGACGCCTTCAGGTAGATGAGGAAAACGTATGTCAACAATCAGTGGACAGAGTAAGAACACGGTGCCTGTCGGAGCGACCCCCGTTCCCAAGTACGGTTCCTGGGACGAACACCGGGAAGCGATACGCCGCGATGTAGAAAACCGCCGGGTGTCGATGGAACGGAGACAGACGGAGAAAGTGTCAAATAGCCGTTATTCGGGGTAGAAAATGGCTATAACAGCAAACCAACCGTTGGCTGACGACGAGATCGACGCCCTCACGACTGGATTCAGGGGTGACGTACTATCCCCGACTGACGAGGGATACGACGAGGCCCGGTCCGTGTGGAACGCGATGACCGACAGGCACCCGGCGGTCGTCGTCCGTCCGCTCGGGGCGGCCGACGTGGTGGCCGCGGTCCAGTTCGCTCGGAAACAGCACCTCGAAATTTCCATCCGCGGCGGTGGACACCACGTGGCTGGCCACGCCGTCACGGACGGCGGGCTAATGATCGACTGCTCGGCGATGAAGTCGGTTCGCGTCGATCCCGAGACTAAACGGGCATGGGTCGAGCCCGGTGCACTCCTCCACGACGTGGACGTCGAAACCCAGGCCCACGGGCTCGTCCTTCCCGGTGGCTTCATCTCCCTGGTCGGGATTGCCGGCCTGACGCTGGGCGGCGGGTTCGGCTATCTATCGCGCTCGCTCGGGCTGACGATCGACAACCTTCGGACGGTCGAACTGGTGACCGCCGATGGGGAGTTCGTCACCGCGAGCGAGAGCGAGAACCCCGGCCTGTTCTGGGCGCTCCGCGGTGGCGGGGGCAACTTCGGCGTCGTGACGGCGTTCGAGTTCGATCTCCACGACCTCGAGCCGACCGTTCTGGCGGGCCCCATCGTCTACGACTTCGCGGACGCTCCGGAGGTGATGGCCGAAGTTGCCGAGGCTCTCAGAGCCGGTCCTGACGAAATCGGGTGCGTGATGGGGATCCGGAAAGCACCACCTGCTCCCTTCCTGCCCGAGGAGGTACACGGCCAGCTCGTACTCATAGTGACCGTGATGTACGGCGGTGACGTGGCCGCAGGCGAGGCAGCGCTCGCTCCGATCCGCGCGATCGGCTCACCCGTCGCCGACGCCGTCGGGCCGAAGCCGTACGCGGCGTTCCAGACGATGTTCGACGCGGCCGCCGGGCTCGGGGCGCGCAACTACTGGAAGACGCACTATCTCGCGGAGATGAGCCGAGCGGCCATCGATGTCGTCTGCGACCGTGCCACCGACATTGCCTCGCCCGAGACAGCCGTCAGTATGATGGCGCTCGGAGGCGAGATCGCCCGCCAGCCGGCCGACGCAACCCCGTATCGGCACCGCGATGCGGAGTGGTTCGTGGTCGTGCAGGCCCGCTGGCGCGAGGCCGACGAGGACGAGAGCCACATCGAATGGGCCCGAGGCCTCTTCGACGCTCTCGAACCGCACGCGACCGGTGGCGTGTACCTCAACGCCACCAGTCCGGACGAAGGAGAGACGAGCGTTCGCGATGCCCTCGGTGAGGAGACGTACGACCGGCTTGCGGCTGTCAAGGCGCGGTGGGATCCTGAGAACGTGTTCCACCTCAACCCGAACGTGCGGCCAGCAGCATAGCCCGATGGAAATCGAGCCCATCACGTTCGAGCCGGGAATCCGCGCCAGGCTCCGAAACGACTCCGACGAACGAAATCCCGACGGTACGACGTTCGACGTGGTGTTTCCACTGTTCGCGTTACACAACTCCCCTCTTTGTTGACTCGGACGTGCCCCCAGTGCACCGTTCGTTGCAGGAAGGTGGGTATCTAGTACGGTTCGTCTTTCAGCCCCAGGAGGTACGCGATACCGTTGGTCGCGACGTGGAGCACGGGCGTGAGGACGACGACGACCCCGACGACCGGGAGGGTGAAGATATCGGTGAACCACGCGAGGTCGAAGAGCGCGGTACAGACGAGCGCGCCGGCGACGAAGTCGAGTTGGTCGACGACGGGGAAGGCAGCGCCGCGCTCGCGACCCGTCCGTCGTTTGAGGAAGGACGCGCCGATGTCGCCGAGCATCGCTCCGAGCGCGAGCCCGACGGCCGCGGCGAGCGGAAACGTCGGGAGGTCCACGCCGATCGTTCGAGAGAGGATCGGAGCGAGCAGATTCAGGCCCTGCGCGAGGAGCACGCCGACGAGCGTCCCCACGGCCGTGCCGCGCCACGTCTTGCCGTCGCCCAGGAGCCTGCGGCCGCCCATCGTTCGGCCGCCGTCGATGGGAGCGCCACCGCCGGCGAGGACTGCGGCGTTGTTCGGGACGTACGCTGGAAGCATCGCCCAAAACGCGACGGCGACGAGGTCGAGCATAGGTGTCGGATCCGCCGGCGGGGACAAAAGTGTCCCCGATTCGTCGCACCGGAGCGACGCGGACCGGTCGGTCGAAACCGGCGTCGATACCAGTCACTTTAACCCTTCAGTGAGACGTACCTCTCGACAGATGTCCTCCTGGAGGAGAGATTTCGCAAGCGGACTAATCGTGCTAACGCCGATCCTCGTCATTCTACTCGTCCTCAACTACCTGTACTCGAGAATCGTCGACCTGCCCGTCATTCGTCGACTGGAGGAACCGCTCGGGTTCGTCGTCGCCGTCGTCGTCTTCGTGATGCTCGTCCTCTCGATCGGCTATCTGATGCGGACGACGGTCGGCCGACTGTTCGAGACGTACCTCGACGGGGCGATGAATCGCGTCCCGCTCATCCGCGTCCTCTACAACGCCTCGAAACTCGCGGTCGAGACCGCGGTCTCCGGCACCGACGACCTCCAGAAGCCGGTGAAGGTCGAACCGTGGCAAGGGATGCGGATGACGGCGTTCAAAACCGGGAAGACGACCGAGGACGGGCGAGTGGTGCTGTTCATGCCGACCGCGCCGAACATCACGACGGGGTTCGTGATGGAGGTCGAACCGGAAGATCTGACCGAGACCGAGGAGAGCGTCGAGGAGGCGCTGACGCGCGTGTTATCCGCTGGATTCGGCGAGGAGGAGCGGACGTCGCCGATCGAGATCGACGCGCGAACCGAAGATTGAGCGGCGGTTCGGGACGCCGTCTACAGCCCGTTCACCGGCGTCGAAGCCGCGGTCGCGGCCGGCGTCGACGACACCGGACCCTGATCGAAGTGGTCCCGTGCGGGAGGATGCAGTAGGGCGGTTCCCCGCTCTGGCGGCACTGCGGCCCGGTGTAGCAGTGCAGTGCTGTGTGGTCGCGGCGCAGCGGCAATGCGGTCGCGGTGCGGGTGCGGTATTTCAGCGTTCGCACTGCGAGGCTCGCATACGCTCGCCTCGCGGCTTTTTCCCCACCAGGTTTTTGCGCGGCGGGGTCCTGCGGACCCCGCCGTGGAAAAAGGTGGGTGTCTAGACGTACGTGAACCACTCGTCGTGGGCGTCGGTCCGCCGCTCGACGAGGTCGAAGAACGCCTGTTGGAGCTCTTCGGTGACGGGGCCGCGCGAACCATTGCCGATGACGACGTTGTCGACCTTCCGGATCGGCGTGACTTCGGCGGCCGTGCCGGTGAAGAACAGTTCGTCGGCGGTGTTGAGTTCGCCGCGAGAGATAGTGGCGCGGTCGTGGACGGTGTAGCCGCGCTCGCGGGCGAGTTCGATCACGCTGTTGCGCGTGATGCCGTCGAGGATGCTCTCGGAGAGGCCGGGCGTGTAGATCTCGCCGTCGCGGACGAGGAAGATGTTCTCGCCGGGGCCCTCGGCGACGTTGCCCTCCTTGTTCAGGACGATCGCCTCGGTGTAGCCGTTGCGACGGGCCTCCTCGCCCGCCAGCAGCGAGTTGACGTACAGCCCGGTCGTCTTCGCGTTCGTCGGAATCTGACTGGAGGCGTGCTTGCGCCACGAGGAGATCATCACCTCGACGCCGCGTTCGAGCGCCTCCTCGCCGAGGTACGCGCCCCACGGCCACGCCGCGATCGCGACGTTGACGGGGTTGTCCTTCGGACTGACGCCGAGCGAGCCGTAGCCGTAGAACGCGACCGGGCGGATGTAACAGGACTCCAGCCCTTCCCGGCGGAGCAGTTCGAGCGTCGCCTCGGTGAGTTCCTCACGCGAGTAGGGCAACTCCATATCGTAGGGCTGTCCCGACTGGTAGAACCGGTCGAGGTGTTCCTCCCAGCGGAAGATCGCCGGACCGTTCTCGGTGTCGTAACAGCGGACGCCCTCGAAGATACCCGAACCGTAGTGGAGACCGTGCGTGAGAACGTGAACCGTCGCGTCGTCCCAGTCGACGAACGAGCCGTCCTGCCAGATCGTGTCGACGTCCATCTCGTCAAATCCCATATGCCGTGGTTTGCACCACGGAATATAAAACCATATATGCGCGTCTGCGACCGTCTACGGGTCGCTCGGCGTCGCGAGATCAGCCCAGGTGTTCGAGGATGTCCGCGCCCTCGACGTAGACGAGGTCGTTCCGGCGGGCGTATTCGAGCGCGGCGGTCGGCGTCCGAGCGCCGCCAGATTCGGCGTCGAGCATTTCGCAAACGACGACCGCGGGCGGGAGGTCCGCGGCGTCGGCGAGTGCGAGGCCGAGTTCGGTGTGGCCGCGGCGGTCCGCGAGCAGGTCCGGTGCGCCGCGGAGGACGTGGACGTGCCCCGGCGTGCGGAAGTCGGCGGCGAAGTCCGAGGCGTCGTAGTCGCTGTCGGGGGTCCGTGCCGTCGACGCGGCCGCCGCGAGGCGACGGATCGTGAGCGCGCGGTCGTCGTCGGTGATCCCGGTGAACGTCTCGCGGTGGTTCACGGGCAGGGAGAACGACGAGCGGTCGTCGTAGGCGAGGTCGTGATCGGCGGCCGCCGGGTGGTCGAGTTCGTCCTCGAGGAAGGGGAGGCCGAACGCGTCCGCGACGTCGTCGGAGACGGCCGTACAGACCAGTCCGCCCGCGTCGCTCCGGAGCCGGACCACGGCGTCGGCGTCGACGGCGCCCGCCGGGTAGACGATGTCCGTCTCGCCCTCCCGGTCGGCGGCGTCGTGGACGAGAACCGGGTCGCCCCGCCGGAACGCGGCGATCGCGCGGTCGACCGCGTTCTCGGCACCCATCTCGGCCTCGGTCGCCGCGTCGCCCTCTGCGGCGCCGTCGGGCGCGACGTCGGTCGTCGTCCGGGTCATCGAACCGCCTCCACGCTGACCGTGACGACGTCGCCGTCCTCCAAGCCGAGCGCGTCGCGGAGCCGAACCGGCGCGATGACCTCCAGTTGCGTCTCGTCGTGATGGGTGCGCTCGGGGACGATGATGTGCGCCGTCTCCGCGGCGTCACCGTCGTACTCGACGGTCGCGGCGTAACACGTCGCCGGGCCGAACGTCCGCTCCTCGTCCTCCCAGCCGTCGATGGGGACGCCCGAGAGCGACGAGACGGCCGCCCGCGACCGGACGCTCTCCTCGTCGAGATCGACGTTGAGGGTCCCGGGGAACGGTTCGTACCCGAGTCGTTCCTCAAACTGCTCCATATAGCCCGAGAGGGAGATGTAGTGGCGGCCCTCGCCCATCCCGCTCGTGATGGTCCCGTCGAGTTCGACCGTCGATGGGTCCGTTCCCTCGAAGATGCGCCGGTAGTGGGCGTACTCGCGGTGGAGCGCCGCCTCGCCCGACTCGGTCAGCGAGACCCACTGCCCGTCGGCGACGACGTCGCGGTCGACGTGGCCCGCCTGTTCGAGTCGCTGGAGGCGTCTCGATGCGGTCTGGTTCGACGCGTCGAGCCGGCCGGCGAGGTCCGAGCAGGAGATTTTCACGGGGCCGGACCGCGCGCCCTC
This portion of the Halobellus litoreus genome encodes:
- the pyrE gene encoding orotate phosphoribosyltransferase, producing the protein MTNEELIAALRDADAVKFGEFELSHGGTSEYYVDKYLFETDPGCLRLIAEAFAEKLDGEKLAGVALGAVPLVAVTSVETDSPYVIARKQAKEYGTGNRIEGRLAEGEKVVVLEDIATTGKSALDAVEALRDAGATVDRVLVVVDRQEGARERLADADVELDALVTAEDLLEDAS
- a CDS encoding NADPH-dependent FMN reductase; this translates as MTDGPHVVAVCGSLREASRTRRALSHALDGVRESGGSGELVDLRQFDLPMYDPDVDDQADGHELRVRLRAADAVILGTPMYHGSYSNVVKNALDYCGFDEFEGKTVGLLAVAGGSFPVTALEHLRSVCRALDAWVVPHQVAVPRASGAIDEDGTFDDEGLAERVRVLGRRVVQYADIGPDPASFESEHNAGA
- a CDS encoding helix-turn-helix transcriptional regulator; this encodes MNTPLEDIEFLARSDHRVNALGALSVGPQKRGDLRVATGASNATVGRILSEFETRTWVHRDGDQYELTSLGEFIADGFFDLVERFEIEQSIRGVWRWFPTQLGFTLEMFSGVTVTRPNESNPYSPNNRYIELVEASTTLREMGRVPLKPENVRAVFEQAVDGTAVELVFDEESLRYMLGREPELANEALASGNLVLLTHGDLPGGLALFDDCVGTCCRDYETGISRAILDTDAPEALEHARVVFDAYRRDAVPFEAEALTAR
- a CDS encoding FAD-binding oxidoreductase; protein product: MAITANQPLADDEIDALTTGFRGDVLSPTDEGYDEARSVWNAMTDRHPAVVVRPLGAADVVAAVQFARKQHLEISIRGGGHHVAGHAVTDGGLMIDCSAMKSVRVDPETKRAWVEPGALLHDVDVETQAHGLVLPGGFISLVGIAGLTLGGGFGYLSRSLGLTIDNLRTVELVTADGEFVTASESENPGLFWALRGGGGNFGVVTAFEFDLHDLEPTVLAGPIVYDFADAPEVMAEVAEALRAGPDEIGCVMGIRKAPPAPFLPEEVHGQLVLIVTVMYGGDVAAGEAALAPIRAIGSPVADAVGPKPYAAFQTMFDAAAGLGARNYWKTHYLAEMSRAAIDVVCDRATDIASPETAVSMMALGGEIARQPADATPYRHRDAEWFVVVQARWREADEDESHIEWARGLFDALEPHATGGVYLNATSPDEGETSVRDALGEETYDRLAAVKARWDPENVFHLNPNVRPAA
- a CDS encoding CDP-2,3-bis-(O-geranylgeranyl)-sn-glycerol synthase, with amino-acid sequence MLDLVAVAFWAMLPAYVPNNAAVLAGGGAPIDGGRTMGGRRLLGDGKTWRGTAVGTLVGVLLAQGLNLLAPILSRTIGVDLPTFPLAAAVGLALGAMLGDIGASFLKRRTGRERGAAFPVVDQLDFVAGALVCTALFDLAWFTDIFTLPVVGVVVVLTPVLHVATNGIAYLLGLKDEPY
- a CDS encoding DUF502 domain-containing protein, with amino-acid sequence MSSWRRDFASGLIVLTPILVILLVLNYLYSRIVDLPVIRRLEEPLGFVVAVVVFVMLVLSIGYLMRTTVGRLFETYLDGAMNRVPLIRVLYNASKLAVETAVSGTDDLQKPVKVEPWQGMRMTAFKTGKTTEDGRVVLFMPTAPNITTGFVMEVEPEDLTETEESVEEALTRVLSAGFGEEERTSPIEIDARTED
- a CDS encoding branched-chain amino acid transaminase, with protein sequence MGFDEMDVDTIWQDGSFVDWDDATVHVLTHGLHYGSGIFEGVRCYDTENGPAIFRWEEHLDRFYQSGQPYDMELPYSREELTEATLELLRREGLESCYIRPVAFYGYGSLGVSPKDNPVNVAIAAWPWGAYLGEEALERGVEVMISSWRKHASSQIPTNAKTTGLYVNSLLAGEEARRNGYTEAIVLNKEGNVAEGPGENIFLVRDGEIYTPGLSESILDGITRNSVIELARERGYTVHDRATISRGELNTADELFFTGTAAEVTPIRKVDNVVIGNGSRGPVTEELQQAFFDLVERRTDAHDEWFTYV
- the ribB gene encoding 3,4-dihydroxy-2-butanone-4-phosphate synthase, producing the protein MTRTTTDVAPDGAAEGDAATEAEMGAENAVDRAIAAFRRGDPVLVHDAADREGETDIVYPAGAVDADAVVRLRSDAGGLVCTAVSDDVADAFGLPFLEDELDHPAAADHDLAYDDRSSFSLPVNHRETFTGITDDDRALTIRRLAAAASTARTPDSDYDASDFAADFRTPGHVHVLRGAPDLLADRRGHTELGLALADAADLPPAVVVCEMLDAESGGARTPTAALEYARRNDLVYVEGADILEHLG
- a CDS encoding CTP-dependent riboflavin kinase; this encodes MSESAVSAVGHDELAALKFVALEGARSGPVKISCSDLAGRLDASNQTASRRLQRLEQAGHVDRDVVADGQWVSLTESGEAALHREYAHYRRIFEGTDPSTVELDGTITSGMGEGRHYISLSGYMEQFEERLGYEPFPGTLNVDLDEESVRSRAAVSSLSGVPIDGWEDEERTFGPATCYAATVEYDGDAAETAHIIVPERTHHDETQLEVIAPVRLRDALGLEDGDVVTVSVEAVR